In one window of Festucalex cinctus isolate MCC-2025b chromosome 14, RoL_Fcin_1.0, whole genome shotgun sequence DNA:
- the pcgf6 gene encoding polycomb group RING finger protein 6 gives MFYTAAEREKMCNFYKKRGLAIPKSGMVSSAAPLSLKKQKKDSTPQCVLSIPPELDVSLLLDFVGAEEGVNSYKPLERPYVCVSGDATIRHVELFIRKKMELSPACQVDVVCGDHLLDQYQSLKDVQNSVGAEALQDGLLVLHFGLVLSCLS, from the exons atgttttatactGCAGCTGAAAGAGAGAAAATGTGTAACTTCTACAAAAAACGAGGGCTGGCGATACCTAAATCAG GGATGGTTTCCAGTGCAGCTCCTCTGAGcttgaaaaagcaaaagaaggaCTCCACTCCTCAGTGTGTGCTCAGCATTCCGCCTGAGCTGGACGTGTCACTATTGCTGGACTTTGTTGG GGCTGAAGAAGGGGTAAACAGCTAtaag CCACTAGAGAGGCcctatgtgtgtgtgtcgggTGATGCCACCATTCGCCACGTGGAGCTGTTCATCAGGAAGAAGATGGAACTCAGCCCAGCTTGCCAG GTAGATGTGGTTTGTGGAGATCATCTCCTGGATCAGTATCAGTCACTGAAAGATGTACAGAATTCTGTGGGAGCAGAGGCCTTGCAg GATGGTCTGCTGGTGCTGCACTTTGGCTTGGTCCTGTCCTGTCTGTCTTAA
- the LOC144001653 gene encoding alpha-internexin-like → MMNYRDRYTSSSYRKIFGDSSRFSASSSSSSRLGSSMARVSPGLRSVAVSRNSSSVGMYRRLGQPPTSFSLMATDSLDLTQTSVVNNELKVIRTNEKEQLQGLNDRFAMFIDKVRHLEQQNKVLEAELVTLRQRQSEPSRAAHLYQQEMRDLRSQLEDVNRDKNRILIERNNMEDELQKLHVKYEEELTMREESEQTLRSFRKDVDDAAAVRLDLERRVESLMDEISFMNKVHDEEIQELSSLMEEQQVSVEMELAKPDLTSALKEIRNQYESIASKNLQSAEEWYKGKFASLSEQATRSNEAMRASREEMNEFRRQLQAKTLEIETLRGANESLERQITEMEDAHNAEVAALQDTIGQLDTELRNLKGEMAQHLREYQDLLNVKMALDIEIAAYRKLLEGEETHFNSGMSFGAAGYSYQVRTATGSSRSSQRDKDGAKKEGFKEEEKDEADINSNN, encoded by the exons ATGATGAACTACAGAGACCGCTACACTTCGTCCTCCTACCGGAAGATTTTCGGGGATTCTTCCAGGTTCTccgcctcttcttcctcctcctcccgttTGGGCAGCTCCATGGCCCGGGTGTCTCCGGGGCTCAGGTCCGTGGCTGTGTCCCGAAACAGTTCTTCTGTGGGCATGTACAGACGGCTGGGCCAACCACCGACCTCCTTCTCTCTTATGGCCACGGACTCACTCGACTTGACCCAGACGTCGGTGGTCAACAATGAACTCAAAGTTATCAGAACCAACGAGAAAGAGCAGCTACAG GGTCTGAATGATCGCTTCGCCATGTTCATCGATAAAGTCCGACACCTGGAGCAGCAGAATAAAGTGCTGGAGGCCGAGCTGGTGACGCTGCGGCAGAGGCAGAGCGAACCGTCACGGGCCGCTCATCTCTACCAGCAGGAGATGAGGGACTTGCGGTCCCAGTTGGAGGACGTGAACAGAGACAAGAACCGCATCCTCATCGAGAGGAATAACATGGAAGATGAGCTGCAG AAACTCCATGTAAAGTATGAGGAGGAGTTGACCATGCGCGAAGAGTCGGAACAAACCCTGAGGTCCTTCCGGAAGGATGTGGACGACGCGGCAGCCGTTCGTTTGGATCTGGAACGCCGAGTGGAATCGCTGATGGATGAAATCTCCTTCATGAACAAAGTCCACGATGAGGAAATCCAGGAGCTGAGCAGCCTGATGGAGGAGCAGCAGGTCTCCGTGGAAATGGAACTCGCCAAACCCGACCTCACCTCCGCTCTGAAAGAGATCCGCAACCAGTACGAGTCCATCGCCTCCAAAAACCTACAGTCGGCGGAGGAGTGGTACAAGGGCAAGTTCGCCAGCCTTAGCGAACAGGCCACCAGGAGCAACGAGGCCATGCGGGCCAGCAGGGAGGAGATGAACGAGTTCAGGAGGCAGCTGCAGGCCAAGACCTTGGAGATCGAGACCCTGAGGGGTGCCAACGAGTCTCTCGAGAGGCAGATCACAGAGATGGAGGATGCTCATAATGCTGAAGTCGCAGCATTGCAG GACACTATTGGCCAATTGGATACTGAACTGAGGAACCTCAAGGGAGAGATGGCCCAGCACCTGAGAGAATATCAGGACCTGCTCAATGTCAAGATGGCATTGGACATTGAGATAGCTGCATACAG GAAGCTGCTGGAAGGTGAAGAGACTCACTTCAACTCAGGGATGTCATTCGGAGCTGCCGGTTACAGCTACCAGGTCCGAACCGCAACCGGCTCCTCCAGAAGCAGCCAGCGAGACAAAGACGGAGCCAAGAAGGAAGGCTtcaaggaggaggagaaggatgaAGCAGACATCAATTCCAACAACTGA
- the LOC144001654 gene encoding RING finger protein 122-like: MLDDWSARPPPSSQDSGSSPGSGLPGWSCMFSPCLRGSSPGCRCDLALQNSDPSCKMTSKELFYLPLNIYIIILGIGLFILMLSLIFCCYLFRLRRQGAREHYGYNEVVLKGAGKKLSLLGQTCAVCLEEFRSRDELGVCPCSHAFHKKCLLKWLEIRSVCPMCNKPICRRQPGPSQDAEPPQGLMEV, encoded by the exons ATGTTAGATGACTGgtcagcacgtccgcctcccagttctcaggactcgggttcgagtccaggatccggccttcctgggtggagttgcatgttttccccgtgcctgcgtgggtcttctccag GGTGTCGGTGTGACCTCGCATTGCAGAACTCTGACCCCTCCTGCAAGATGACGTCCAAAGAGCTCTTCTATTTACCACTCAATATCTACATCATTATTCTGGGCATCGGTCTTTTTATCCTAATGCTTAGCCTCATTTTCTGCTGCTACCTGTTCAG ACTTAGGCGACAAGGTGCAAGAGAACATTATGGCTATAATGAG GTTGTTCTAAAAGGAGCAGGGAAGAAACTGAGCCTTCTTGGG cAAACATGTGCGGTGTGTTTAGAAGAGTTTCGCAGCCGGGATGAGCTAGGAGTGTGCCCGTGTTCCCATGCTTTTCATAAGAA GTGTCTACTGAAATGGTTAGAGATCCGTAGTGTCTGCCCTATGTGCAACAAGCCAATATGCCGCCGGCAGCCAGGGCCTTCACAAGATGCCGAGCCGCCACAGGGTCTCATGGAGGTCTGA